From the Sphingobium yanoikuyae genome, the window ATATTCGCCGACAGACGCGGCGGCATTTCTCGGCCGAAGACAAGATCCGCATCGTGCTCGACGGATTGCGCGGCGAGGACAGCATCGCCGAACTGTGCCGGCGTGAAGGCATTGCCCAGAGCCTCTACTACACCTGGTCGAAGGAGTTCATGGAAGCCGGCAAGCGCCGTCTTGCCGGTGACACCGCCCGCAGTGCGACAACGGGCGAGGTTCAGGACCTGCGCCGCGAAGCCCGTGCCCTCAAGGAATGCGTGGCCGATCTGACGCTGGAAAACCGTCTGCTCAAAAAAAGCATGATCGCGGATGGGGGCGACGACGAATGAGGTACCCTGCCGCAGAAAAGCTGGAGATCATCAGGATCGTCGAGCAGTCGCACCTGCCCGCCAAGCACACGCTGGATAAGCTCGGCATTCCCCGCCGGACGTTCTACCGCTGGTATGATCGCTTCCTCGAAGGCGGCCCCGAATCGCTGGAGGATCGCCCCTGTGCGCCAGGCCGGGTGTGGAACCGCATTTCCGAGGATGTCCGCGAGCAGATCGTCGAGATGGCGCTTGATGCGACCGAACTCTCCCCCCGCGAACTGGCCGTGCGCTTCACCGACGAGAAGCGCTACTTCGTGTCGGAGGCCACGGTTTACCGCCTGTTGAAGGCGCACGACCTGATCACCAGTCCGGCCTATACCGTGATCAAGGCCGCCGACCAGTTCCACACGAAGACCACCCGGCCGAACGAGATGTGGCAGACAGACTTCACCTACTTCAAGATCATCGGGTGGGGCTGGATGTACCTTTCGACCGTGCTCGACGACTATTCGCGCTACATCATCGCCTGGAAGCTGTGCACCAACATGCGCGCCGAGGACGTCACCGACACGCTCGACCTCGCTCTCAAGGCCTCGGGTTGCGATAGTGCCACGGTGCTGCACAAGCCCCGGCTGTTATCGGACAACGGCCCCGGCTACATCGCGGGCGAACTCGCCGAGTACATCGAGGCCCAGCAGATGAGCCACGTTCGCGGAGCCCCGTTGCATCCGCAAACTCAGGGCAAGATTGAGCGCTGGCACCAGACCTTGAAGAACCGCATCCTGCTGGAGAATTACTTCCTGCCCGGCGACCTCGAGGCCCAGATCGAGGCGTTCGTGGAGCACTACAATCACCAGCGCTACCACGAGAGCCTGAGCAACGTGACCCCGGCAGACGCCTACTTCGGCAGGGCTCCCGCCATCATCAGGCGCCGCGAAACCATCAAGCGAAAGACCATCGAACATCGCCGCTTGCTTCACCGCAAGCTCGCCGCCTAACATCAAGCCCCAGACGAGGCCCGCTCTCCGCTAATCCACGATCCCATCTGTGCCAAATGTTTCGACGACGGACACTGCTCGACGAGGCGACCGCCGCGATCGACCCGACTAACGAACGCACGGTACAGCAGGCCCTCGCCAGCCTCGTCGCGGACAGGACGCTGATCGTCGTGGCTCACAAGCTCGGCACCATCCGCGCCGCCGACCAGATCCTCGTCGTCAGCGAAGGTCGCATTGCCGAAAGTGGCTCGCACGACGCGCTGATGGCGGCGGGCGGGCATTACAGCAGCTTATGGAATGCGCGCGCTCGCTCGGAAAGCTGGCGGATCGAAGGGCACCCGTCAGATTTTGCAGAAGGACAACCCTGAGATGGCCGAACATCACGTCGGAACGTCGACTGGATAGACATCGACTTCCCCGAGGTTGTGTCTCTGCGCCGTGCCCAGGTCCCGCCATTGGCCAACGTGCGGTCGCTGGCTGGCGACGGCACACCGGTTGCCGGGTGGATCGACAATGTGCCCTGGCATGAAGGTCGCGCGGCGCTGATGATCGCCGAGGGCGTCTCGATATACCTAAAGCCGGAACAGGGGATCGCCTGGCGTGAAGCGATAACGGCACAGGCAAGGGGACACCGTTCCTCGCTGACTATCGGGCCCGACCTTGCCTCACCATTGATGGTCAGCCAATCACATCGCCAATCGAGCGTGTCGAAGACCTATGCAGTCTTTTCATGGGGTGTGAAGCATCCCGCCGACATCTCGGAGGAGGTGCCATCGCTTAAATTGACCGAAACCTATGATATTGTACGCTAGTGCGGATTGCCATCCTATCTGGTCGCATCCGCTTATCGGCTGTTGACGTTCGAACGGCCGATATACAGTTGCGCAGCATTCCGCATGTGAAGGATCGATATTCCAGGCGCCAGCAACGATCATTCTCATTGCGCTTGATCCGATGGCCATGAAGCTGCTGAACCTTATCTGCTGGCGGTGCCCGACGTGCTGTTCACCCTCAAGCTGGAGTGGTCCTGCGGCCACAGAGAACGCGACGACCAAACTGGTCGTGCCAGCGTCGATTTTTCCCGCTGACCCGAAATGCAAGGGCAGCTATCATATTTTCGATGGATCAGACCTGCGAGTCTCCTTACGATCTGCTTTCAAGTGCGCAGATTGTATGGCTGCCCTTGCGGACCTAGAGATCGAAAATTGGCCTCCAAACGGCGACAAAGGGTCGAAGTTGGTTAGCCTTTTTCTCTGCTTCGCCGACGCCCATCGACACGAAACATGAAAAGCAGAATGCCGGTGATCGCGGTTAGAACCGTGGCGATGCCGGCGCAAAATATGGCGATCCTGCCGGCCAGACCAAAGGCCTTGCCGGAATGCAGCGGATATTGCCAGGCGAAGAAATGATCGCCAGCGGATACACCGTTATCGTGCCTTGCACCGGCAGCTCTTCCATCCTGCTGACGGACATAGAGCCAAAGCCGCCCCATGCCGTCGAGATCGCGCGGATCATGCGCGCGAAAGGCATATAGGCCCTGGTGCGGGAGCAACTGGATCATGTCGATCCGCCGGCCTTGCACGCCCATCTGTTGCAGGATTGGGTCGATAGGCACGGCGTGCGAAGCACCGGACATGGGCGGCAGACTATAATGGAGCCGCTCCGAAACCGGAGAGGCCAAGCTGACCAATGACCGCATCTCCTCCTGCCAGCTCAGGCACAGGCCGGTGATCGCCAGTGTCAAAGTGATCGGGAAGGCCCAGACGCCCGGCGCCCGGTGCAGGTCGAACAGGCGGCGCAGGTTGAAGCCGCGCCCCTGCACCTGAAAGGCGGTACGCCATTTGCCGAGGCGCGGGATGGCAAGGATGATCGCGGGCAGATGATCGAGCACCCATGCCAGCGCGACCAGCCCCAGAAACCAGGCCATTGTTTCGCCGAGCATCAGGTCCATGTGCAGCGCATAAAGGGTGTCCATGACATGGTGCCGGTCGAAGGCCAGCCTGCCGCCTTCCCGCCAGCCAAGGACATGGCCGTTGCGCGGATCGGCGAAAAGCTGGGCCGGTCGCGGACCTTCGCCCGGTCGCGCCAGGCTGCCTACGATCAAGATACTGTGCGATGGCGCGTCCGGCAGGTCGATGAGTCGCGGCGTGAACGCAGGCAGGCGCCGGGCGGCGTTGGCCAGGGCGGCATCCAGCTGCGGCGCGTCGGTCCAGGGCTGCGCGATATGGCGCCAGTCCGGGTTCAGCCAGCGGTCGAGCTCATCATAGAAGGTGATGGCGCAGCCGGTCACCGCCAGCAGCAACAGCCATAGCCCGGCACCGATGCCGAAGCATCGATGCCAGAGCCGAAGCACCCGGCGCGCGCCGCGCATCGTCAGAAGCGCACGGATGCCGTCAGACGAATGTCGCGCCCCGGTTCGCGCACGCCGACCACGCCCTCGAAATCGGGAATGGCGGTGTAATCGGCGACGCTGGCATGGGCGCGATAATTGACGTCGAACAGATTATACCCCCGCGAACAGGGTCAGCCGCTCAGTGCCGAAGGGCTGCCAGCGGCCGAACATGTCAACCACCGTATAGCCGGGCTTGTCGACGAACTGGGTAGTGTCCGCCCAGCCGATCTCGACATTGCGCTGCAGCACTTCGATATCATTGAGGTCGTTATAATGGGTGACGCTGACTTCGAAGCCCAGCGACGGCGAGGGCTTGTAGCCGGCGGTCACGTTCCAATTGTCGCCGACCGAGGTGCCAAGGCCGATATGCTCATAGCCCTCGATCAGGTCGCCGTTGAGCCGCGAGCGATAATGATTGAAGTAGGCCTCGATGGAGAAGGGGCCGGAGGCATATCCGGCGCGCAGTTCCACCCCCTTGGCTTTGAACTTCCCGACATTCTCATGATAATTGGGCGCCTGGGGGAAGGGGCCATTGCCAATCTGGTCGAGGATCACGTCCTTGATCCGCATATCGTACCAGACCGCCGACAATTTTAGGCCGCCTCGTTCGAAGGAGGCGCCC encodes:
- a CDS encoding PepSY-associated TM helix domain-containing protein, coding for MRGARRVLRLWHRCFGIGAGLWLLLLAVTGCAITFYDELDRWLNPDWRHIAQPWTDAPQLDAALANAARRLPAFTPRLIDLPDAPSHSILIVGSLARPGEGPRPAQLFADPRNGHVLGWREGGRLAFDRHHVMDTLYALHMDLMLGETMAWFLGLVALAWVLDHLPAIILAIPRLGKWRTAFQVQGRGFNLRRLFDLHRAPGVWAFPITLTLAITGLCLSWQEEMRSLVSLASPVSERLHYSLPPMSGASHAVPIDPILQQMGVQGRRIDMIQLLPHQGLYAFRAHDPRDLDGMGRLWLYVRQQDGRAAGARHDNGVSAGDHFFAWQYPLHSGKAFGLAGRIAIFCAGIATVLTAITGILLFMFRVDGRRRSREKG
- a CDS encoding IS3 family transposase (programmed frameshift) translates to MKPKPSLRKSPTKASAEAVVKDIRRQTRRHFSAEDKIRIVLDGLRGEDSIAELCRREGIAQSLYYTWSKEFMEAGKRRLAGDTARSATTGEVQDLRREARALKECVADLTLENRLLKKHDRGWGRRRMRYPAAEKLEIIRIVEQSHLPAKHTLDKLGIPRRTFYRWYDRFLEGGPESLEDRPCAPGRVWNRISEDVREQIVEMALDATELSPRELAVRFTDEKRYFVSEATVYRLLKAHDLITSPAYTVIKAADQFHTKTTRPNEMWQTDFTYFKIIGWGWMYLSTVLDDYSRYIIAWKLCTNMRAEDVTDTLDLALKASGCDSATVLHKPRLLSDNGPGYIAGELAEYIEAQQMSHVRGAPLHPQTQGKIERWHQTLKNRILLENYFLPGDLEAQIEAFVEHYNHQRYHESLSNVTPADAYFGRAPAIIRRRETIKRKTIEHRRLLHRKLAA